The following nucleotide sequence is from Acinonyx jubatus isolate Ajub_Pintada_27869175 chromosome E3, VMU_Ajub_asm_v1.0, whole genome shotgun sequence.
GCTTTCACCTTCCTTGGGCCTCCGAGGGCACGTGCCGAGGCCTCTCTTTGCCGGAGGAGGGGCCGGCGGCCCAGAGAGGTTAGGCGGTTTGCCCGAGGTCGCACAGCACCGCGGCTGGAGGGTGCCCGGGGACTCTCGACCCTGGGCAGGCGGGTTCCCGCTCCGAGCCGGGCTTGCCCGTTGAGGCCAACCGGGGCAAGGGCCCCTGCGCGGGGGCTCTCACGGGGGCCCACACACCGTGGGGAGCGGCTTCCCCCAGCGGGCTTCGGGCAGGGGCACCCGGCCGCTCCCTCGGGCTCCCCTCCCCACGGGCCTCCGGGTAGTATTTTTAGCCGTAAGAAAGggccctgcttctccccagctgaGCCGTGTCGAGGACCACGCCCTGATGGAAGGGTTTGGGTTTTGTCTTCCTGCTTTTGTCCTCAAATAGGTCTCCGAACCCCTAATCCGTGCTTGTGCAGAGACAGTTTGGAAAGGGCTTCTTGAGTCCAAACCTTCCCCTTGTCCCGGATCTAGTTAGGGGGAAATCAGTCAGTTCATTGATTGGAGGGACATGCTGAGCCTCCACTGTATGTTGGGCGCCGTGTTGACCTCTTTCCTACAATCGGGGCGGACTGCTTTACAGCCTAGTTAGAGGGTATGGTTTCTAATCACAAATGGCTCGAATTCGCAAACTGTTAAGTGTCCTAAAGGAAGAATGCCCCTTTCCCCTCTGAACTGGGAAGCAGAGGAACTTGACAGTCTGTAGGCTCGGAGAAGGTATTTTTGAGGTTTCCTCTGGGACCCTTGCGCGGTTTGTAATCACTTTGTCTGCAtaggtgtttggttttttttttttttttcttttttattgtcccTTGATCTGTCCCCCAGAATGTAAGCTTCCTGAAGGCAGACGAAGTATGTGTCACTGTGTGTGtcctcagagcctggggcagcCGCTGGCAATGAATCTGCACTTTGTAATTTACTTGTTATATAAACGAATGAGCACAGTGACCCCTGAAAATGACCTGAAGGCTGAGGAGTTACCGGGAAAAGGGGACCACGCTGTGATTCGCAGCTTCCATTTCGGGAAAACAGGAGGCACCTTAGCCAGCACCTCCTGGGCACTTAGCCGACACTAGGCCCTGTGGTAAGCACTTTCCTTGGGCCACATCGCCGGCACATTGTGAAGGAATGAAGTCCCAGTAGGACTCACCAAAGGGAGAAACTTTCAGCTGCCTAAGGAGTTAAGGTGACGCTATCTTTATGTCTCTCGGGAAGTTTCGGTGATAGAAAGATCAGTGTCCAAGGCAGCACACTccgtgtgtgggggggggggggagggatgtgaCAGGCCAGGGTGGCCTGCCCTCTTGAAAGGAAAGGCCGTGTCCTGGGGGCCGATTTGCATCACAGGAACCTGGGGGACGGGTCACTTAGCAGTCTTAGGGAAGAAGGATGGACGCATGGGAGAGATTCgagtggggaggcaggagagaacaTTCTAGGTGAGCAAGCAAGACTGCCACCAAGCGCAGGGAGGAAGCGCCCCGAGGGCAGGTGGACTGGCCAGATGCCCTGGCGCAGAGAGGGTGAGGGGACGTGGAAGGTAAACCCAGGGAGGTGGGTCGCACCCGGATTAGAGGGGTTTTGGTGCATCTTTCAAGGAAGAGGGGGAGATGAAAAGTTTCATGGCTTGTTTTCTACAAGTCGCGTGTCCCCtttgtaagagaaaagaaaacagaagtgtcacaaagaagaaaaaaaaatcatctgtgaGCGTTACCGTTATTCATATTTTGGCAAACACCCTTCCAGAGGTTTTTCTTTGTGTGGGAATGAGACCCTTCTAGACACGAGAGCATACTACCTCTTCCGTTCTGTGATGTGTCTTTTTCACGCCACACGGCCGGTCACATGCAGGACCAGCGGTTACTAGCCTGTCCCTAGCCACGCCCAGCACAGAATAGTCACGGCCGTGACGCGGTGGGACTTGCCCAGCCCCCGGGAGCAGGCGCCGTTCccgctcccattttacagatgaggactgTGAGGCGCAGAGAGGTGGAAGCGGGTTGCCCAAGGTCCCATGTCCCCAAAGTGGCGAAGTCCCCATCGGGACCCTGGCAGGGTGCCTTTGAGTCTAGAACGCTGCAGTGCTCAGTGCGGTGGCCCCGGCCACGTAAGGCGATTTTCATGTAATGACggtgaaagaaaatgtaaaaatgacttCCTCAGTCCCACCAGCCACTTTCCAAGTGCCCCACAGCCACGTGGGGCTCGTGGCTACTGTACGAGGCGGGGCGGAAATAGACGGCTGCCGTCACCGCACCAAGTTCCTCTGGGCCGTGCTGTCCGAGAGCCTTTGCTCTCAGCTGGTCACCGGATGCTCGGCCAGCAGCGTTGGCTTAAGTGTGGTTCTGTAGAATTCCGCGATAACGAATGCACCGCACCTTAGTTCCTGCTTCTAAGCAAGGAGGATATTTATAAATCTGCTGCGTTAGAAACAGTCACGGAGCTGAATCTTTGTAAACCCCTGTAATTATTCCTGCGAGTGACATCGCTGGACTCCAAGGATTTCTGAGCAGGAAAGGGGCTGTGACAGAGCCGTGTGTTGAAGCAGTGATGCTGGCAGCCACCGGGGAGGGCAGCGTGGCCACGGGGGACCCCGGGGTCGGGACCCGGGCGGGCCTGGCGACAGCCACCCACGACAAACCTGCCGTCCGTTAATCCTCACACGACCTGAGGAGCAGACGGCACGATCCCCTTTTCCCGGAGGAGGAGAATGTGAAGGGCGGACGGAACAGAGCAGCAGGGGGAAGGGGTACGTGATCGTTTGTCCTCAGTGCCTGGGGAATTAGGGGTCCTCAGGCCCCAGCCCCACGCCAGAGGTCACGTGTGGACAGCCCGTCAgccaagaatggtttttacagGTTTAAGTGGTggggcaacaaaaataaaaaaaaaccactacttcagggcgcctgggcggctcagtcggttaagtgtctgactcttgctttcaggtcaggtcaggtcatgatctcaaggttcgagagttcgagccccgagccgggctccgcactgagtgtggggcctgcttgggattctctctccttctctctgtctctgcccctacctcctactctctctctctctgtctctctcaataattaaaGAGAACCGTTAAGAAAAAATAGTATTACTTCGTGACATGTGAAATTCAGTGAAGTTAATTCAGATTTCCGTGGCGCCCATAAATCAAGTCTTTTGGAGACACGGCGACATCCGTTTGTTTACGTGTTGTCCCTGCTGCTTTCAGGCTACACAGCAGAGCCTAGTGGTTGCAACAGGAGACCGCACCCCAGCAGAGCCCAAAATAGTTCCTCTCCGGCCCTTTTCGGAGGAAAGTTTGCTGAGCCCCGGCCTAGGAGGGCAGCGCCGTGGGGCAGGAGCTGGGAAGGGAGGGACTACTGGACAGGAGGCTTTTTTCATGAATGTTAGTGTCCGGAGAGTATCAGAGGCCCAGAAGGCTGGCCGGTATTTCGGGGAGGGATGGGAGCTGACGGAGTAGCTCTCTGTGTTTTTCCACAGAGAAGTTGGCTGAACTTTTTTCATTCCTTAAAAGCGGAAAACCAAAACAACATGTTCTTTTCGCTTTGCGGCATCATCTCTTCTGATAATTTATGCTCCTGTCTGTCTGGgacactggggggggggagggtgaaaggggggaagagggtggggagggggagggcgaggGCGGGGGGAGCTGGGCCGTTGGGATGTTTGCTCTCAGGCACGCAAGTGGCAGTTCACGCGCACACACGGCTTTGCCTTTGGGGTGGTGGCCCCAGCGTGGACGTCTGTGGCCCCCATTGGcctggccccccccccgcccccgcccccgaaAGCACAGAGGCCAAGGTAAGTGTCCCGGGGCTAACGGAAAGGAAAGTGCGCGCTGTCCTGCGTCTAATTTCGAATCAAGGTGAGGTGACGAGCGTGTGACATGCAGAGCACCCGGGAGGCGAGGTGTTTACCGAGTTGCAGAACCGTGAGTCACGGCCAGTTCCTCCCTGACCGCTGCGGCCGAGCCTGGCCGACTGACACGGCAGCTCACTTACTCCCACTTACTCCTTCTCATTTGTTCTGTCAAGGAGCCGCCGTCGTGCTAATGGCTGCCTTGCTTCCAGTTAACGAGAGTTtattaagagaagaaaactctGGGTAACGAAtcaagtgatcttttttttttttttaaatatatcttgtaTCTTATTGATTAAGCAAGTGCCGGCCTCACTGGGCACACCATGCTCAGCCGTGGTGAGCGGCCCGTGTGAGACCGTGAAGCCGGGGTCCTGGCCGGACCCCACCTACCTCCTCTGGGTTTGCCCATTTGGGTCGCAGTCTGTTCTTTGAGTCGACTTGTTGCAAGTCAGGAGGAAGCAGTGACCCGTCTACGTACCCCGTGTGATGTAATTTCTTGTATCGATCtggcatttttgtgttttttaacattttagttttgagagagagcaccagcgtgggcagggcagagagtgagggagacacagaatccgaagcaggctccaggctccaggctccgagccatcagcacagaacccgatgcggggctcgagcccataaaccatgagatcatgacctgagccgaagtcggctgcttaaccgactgagccaccccggcgccccagtgtggaagactttttaaaaaaattcaaattacagTACAGCTGACATACAGTGACCTGTTAGTTGCAGGGGCACAGTGTGGCGAGTCAACGCTTGCACCCACGACTCAGGGCTTCCTGCGTAAGAATTTCTGCCAATACGAAGTGAGAGAAGGTTTGGACACCTGATTCCAACACAGCCTTTTCATGAATTTGCTGATTTAGGACGGGCCCTTTCTGGTTGTCTGCCTCGGTCACGGCTCCGTCATAGCACATTTACGGAATCGGGACAAGGCGAGAGAGTAAATGCTAACGCACTCAGTCTGCCCTGTCTGACCGTGGCCGTGGCCATGCGGGTGAATCTCCTCGTCCTTCCTCCCACGTGGCAACACTTGAGCCTTGTGATCATCACCGCAGagttataacttttaaatttttgtgacgtttattcatttttgagacagagcgtgagcgggggagggcagagagggagacaccaaatccaaagcaggctccaggttccgagctgtcagcacagagcccccgacgcggggcttgaactcacggaccacgagatcatggcctgagtcaaagttggacgcttacttgactcagccacccaggcgcccttatttacaacttttaaagatttttttttttttaatactttttgtcAGTTTGCATTTCAAAACCATCTTTCCTAGTCTTCATTTTTCCTGACTGTGCAATAGCATGAGTCTCTTCGGCGTAACTCACCTCTGTCGttccgagccacccgggtgtgtgcgttggtgggggagggaggttcCCCGGTCCAGAGGTCCAGATTCCCAGCTTCCCAGCGTGGGGACGACCAGCTCGGGGGCAGAGACGGTGTCCGCCTCTCTTGCACAAGGGCCGTGTTTTCGGAGCCGGCTGGGCCCTCGGGCCGACGGTCGGCTTCCCTTCCCGGGTGCAGAGCCCTAGAGGGTCTCTTGGCGCTTGAGGAGAAAGGCCTGCACTCTGGTCCCTCAGGCACAGGCGGAACGAAGCCCGGGAGCTCACCCGTCTCCTTTGctccgcctccccccaccccgtagTGGGTAGTGGCCGCAGCCCCGTTCCCTTGGCCTTTCAGCCTGGTGGCACCCCACAGAGCCTGCGTCTCCCGCCCAGGCGCGCACGTCGCACGTCGGGCCTCGCCACCCCTCTAGGTACCCAGTCATCACTAATTTCCGTCCctcttttatcttgttttaatcGAACAGGAAAGAGCCAGACTTCTCAGAGGTCAGTCTGTTCAGCAAGTGGGACCCCAGGGCCTTCTGTATGTTCAGCAAAGAGAGCTTGCAGCGGCCTCCCCGCAGGATGGTAGGTTAGGAAGCCGTGAATCGGGCATCACCCCCCGGGGCTACTGgatgtttcattttctctcttttccaaccAGGCTCCATCTCCATCCTGGGTTCTGATGATGCCACCACCTGTCACATTGTGGTCCTGAGGCACACAGGTACGGCGAGCGAGAGGAAGGGCAGTGTTGCGTCTCTGCCCGTGACATTCCTGGTGTCCTGCCCGCAGCCggaccctgccctcccccctccacccccccaatCTGCATGGCATCTCCCTGGTACCCGGGTCAGAAGGGTGGGCGGGGCAGCACAGATCCTTCTGGGTCTCCTTCCAGGGCATTGACAGAGGAGGCGTCTGAAGGGATGGGAGTGGATCTGGCTCGAGCCCGGAGCCCTCACCCGGAGTAACGTGAGTCGTTCCCCCCTTTGCCTCAGGTAACGGGGCCACCTGCCTGACCCACTGTGACGGAAGTGACACCAAAGCGGAGGTCCCCCTGATCATGAGCTCCATCAAATCCTTCTCCGACCACGCTCCGTGTGGAAGGTGAGCGCCCCGTTCCTGTGTCCCGTGGTGCCGGTCCCCGCGCTCTGTCACGTAGAGGGGACGGCCGTGGCCGCCGCATGGAAGGTCACCGCCACGGCGAGCGGCTCGTTCGTTTGGAGCCGAGCCGGCACAGCGTCGGTCCCTCGCCGGTGGCCGTGCAGCGAGCAGACCAGGTGGCGGGTGCAGGCTGGCCTGTGGATGAAGCTTTGACTTGGAACCTCAGCTTGTGTTTCTGCTCCCGTATCGTGGGATGCTCGCTCCCGCGTCAGCGAATCCCAGATGCCTTCTCTTCATTCGTTCGTTCCGGCAGCTGCTTGTCGGGTGTTTTCTCCCAGGGGGAGCTTGTTACAGGTGTCAGGGCCATAGCCGTGGCCAGTAGACAGACACCTGCCCCCGAAGTGCCCTGAAGCAAGGAGGCCGGCAGGAAGCAAAACAGGGTGTTCAAGGGTGGGAAGGACCGTGGAGGCCGAGGCAGGGAGGAACCCActgtggcggggggaggggggtgcgggtGAGGGTGCATTTTCCCACGGTGGCCCGTCAGGTGGCCGCCCCCTCCCAACAGCTGTCACCCTGGAACACAGGGGACCTGGTCCCacggctgggggagaggggccccccacacacacctgtgccccctcctgcccctcgcTGGGGAAAAGTCTGGGGTGGCCACAGAACGGACTAGTCTGGTCATCTACACGTTCTCAGAATCCTAGGGatttaacaaaaagaataataaagccCTTCTTCCTGGTGTCACTAGTGTCACATAGGCCGGGCCAGCAGTGTCATTTTGCGCTGGGCCCCCTGGTGCGGTGCTGAGACGTGGCAGGAGGGATCTCTGGTCTGTCCATGGAACGCACGTGGTCGTGCCTTCCCAAGACTGGGAAGGCAAACCCGTGGCCCCGTGTCGAGCAAAGCCGTGGTGACCGCGGCTCGTCTGGCCCATTCGTGTTTGTGTGGGGCCACGTGATGCTTGTCCTCATGCCAGTTCTGGCCGGTTCGGGTTCCTCCCTTGGGTTGTCCCAGGCTGTGGACGAGGGGGCTCGCAGACAAGGCGGGGGGCAGAATACAGGCTCAAGCACAGGAGTTGGAGAGCTGTGCTGTGCTAGTGTGTGCAGTGACAGTCCCCAGAAGGGCCACCCCGGGGGAGTAGCAGGGTTCCCCAAACCTGGAaaagctggtggggggggggggtaagcaTGGCCTGTAGAAACCGACCTGGTTCCCGTCTTGAAATTGGGAGGCGACAGTCCCTGGCTCTGGGTTTGCTGGACAAGAGTGAGGTGAGCAGTCCGCCAGCCCCCCTTCCCGGCCCCGCACCCCGGTTCCCCTTAGGCTGAGATGCCGAAGAGGTTTCTCGAAGTGCGCCACAGTCCTCTTCTAACCGAGGGGCGCGTCTTAAGCTCCGCATCGGGGCCGCGCGTGTGCAGGCGCAGGTCCCGTCCGCCATCAGCGCCCCCGGCCGCGTCCCCAGCGGCTCACGCGGCCCTGGCAGCCTCCCCCGTTTCTCCCAGTGCCGCCCAGACGCGTCCTCCCCGCCGCGAGGCACGGAAGAGGCCCCGGGAGGAAGCGCCGCTGCGGAGCGCGGCTTTGTGGAGGCGGAGAACCGAGGTCCCGAGCGAAGCCAGGGCGCCCCGCGGCCGGAGTGCTGGCCTCTGACCACCGCCCCGTCTCTTTGCCAGGCTGGAAGTGCACCTCGTGGGAGGCTTCAGTGATGACAGGCAGTTGTCACAAAAACTTACTCATCAACTTCTTAGTAAGTTCACAGTTTCCCCAACTTTGATGAAAACTTGCACCCGCTTTTGTTTGGATCAAAACACTACTTAGTGCACAGCCTCTCGGGGCAGCTGCTGGGAGCAGCCTGACTGGCTCGGCTTGGACTCGGACGGAGGGACAGAGCTACGATTCAGGGGCCAATGGGAGGGGGTCGAGATTTTCCTGGAAACAGTAGTCGACACGGTCCAAGACGGTAAATGCTAGCGGTGAATAAGATGGTGACCAGCCCTCTGGGCAGTGATGTCCGTTTTAACCTGCAGGAAGGTAAAACGCCGACGATGCCACCTTTTCCCGTTAAATTAGCAAGGATTCAAAAAAAGACCTCGTTCTGTGTTAACCGCGGCGAGGCGGGCCTACGCACCCAGCACTGGAACATACGTTGCTGTAACCTGTCGGCAAAGCAATTTGGCCCCGTGGCCTAAGTCTTAACAAGGTTCCTCTCCTTTGCCCTGGTAATTCCCCTTCTGGGAATCTgttctaagaaaataatctgCAGTGTGCACGGAGATTCATGCCCAAATGCGGGCAGAACATCCTTTACGTTAGCAAACAGTCTGATGTCCGTCAGCAAAGAAATTGTTACGTAGCCATTAAAAAGTACTTGGGAAGAGGTGAATCGCACGGGAAAGCACACGTGGCCGCAGAGTCAGGACGTAGCTGTCTAAGAGGCGCGGGCTCGGCAGTACACGGACGGTAGGAAAGAAACACGGACTGTTAACTGCTGGGGTTGTGGGCATCAGAAGCCCGTGTCCCTGTACTATGAAAGACCCATGTACTTACACTTGCCTGTGTTTTCCacggttttttttttacagtgatcAAGTTTTTAGAATGGctggtaaaaaggaaaaaaagttgtttaagTAAGGGGTAAACATTTTCGGAGTCCGCTGTCCCCACAAACCCCTGAGAAGGAAGAGACGAAGGGACAGCTTTGGTCACAGTTTCCTTTGGGCTCGAGGCTAGGGACGTGCCCGTCACCCGGGTTCCCTGGCGTCCGTTCGCAGGAATCTGGCTTCTGCGCGCGGGCCAGGTTGTGGCGGAAACGGGAGCGGGACGGAGAGGGCCCGGCCCCATCTCGACTTGCTCAGCGGGTTTCTGACGTCCACTTTGAAACTTTTCATTGTAGGTGAATTTGACAGACAAGAAGATGACATTCACTTAGTGACGCTGTGTGTGACAGGTAAGTTCTGCCGTCCTTCCCCCAACAGCCGGCGCCCTCACCCTTAAAGCAAGACCTCACGCACGAGCCCCTCAGCCACAGGAGAGCCCCCTCCGCCCTCTGCAGCCAGTGGCCCGCCCGCCCCCCAAGCCCAAATCCCGCTCGGCCTCCGATGACAtcccgacccccacccccttcagcgcggcccctctttccttcctcggGATTTTCAGACGCTTCCTCTGCTCCTGGGAAGGAGCCACCCGCCACCACGCGCGGCAGGTGGCTGGTGGCTGAGCGTGTAGGGAGCCGGGAGGCGCTGACTCGGGACGCGGCACTCGTTTTGGTGGAAACCTGATGGCTCCGGTGGGACCTGGCAGGGAAACAGGAACACGGTCCCTTGCATGTCCTTTTTCCTCCCGTTGCAGTGTGGGCTCCCCGTTGGCCTCAGttatagaaaatgaaagcaactgttcagtttttcttaaaaatcactccttaaaaagcatttttcttcgTTTCGTTAGAACTAAATGAccgggaagaaaatgaaaagcacttTCCAATCATCTATGGCATCGGTAAGTAGTGCTTTTCTTGGGGGCCCGGAGGCCGGGCCGCGCTCCCAGGGCCAGCTTGACCCTGGCTCCCTGTGCCCCACCGGGGGCCCCGGGCAAGCAGCTTGCCTTCTCTGACTGCTGCCCACAAAACAGAGACGCCCGCTCCCTACGGCCACCGGGGACGGACGAGGTGGCGGCCGGGAAGCGGGGCCGTCTGCTCGCCCTTCTCCAGCCAGTCTCCGGGGCTGGGGCCGAGCAGGGGGTCGGTCCCCTCACACAGTGGGGAGCCTGGTGGGGTCCGGCGGGGAATAAGGGTCGTGCTAAGGAGAGAGCAGGCCCAGGAAAGACCGGAGCGCTCTCCCGCCGCAGCCCCGGATCCCCGGAGGGGGAGAGCCGGTGAAACTTCCACCCGATGTGTGGTGGCCGAGCGGGGCGCACAGGGGGTCACCGTCCTACTGCCCGTAGCCTGGCAGAGGTACGTGGCGGGAACGTGCCCCCGCCACCACCAGACCCAGACAGCACCCCAGGCCCTGCTTCTGCCCCTGGCGCGGCCACGGCGCTGGCCAGGGAGGGTCGCCCCGCGCCGGCCTGAAGAGCTGGCGCTTCCCGGGGGAGGAGGTCGCCCCTCGGTCGGGCCGGGGCCCCGGCGGACACGGGCTTGGCCGTAAGGTGGCGCTTTCCATCTGCACAAAGGGGAAGCCGCAGCTGCTCAGCGACAGCGGTCCAGCCATacccctcttccccttcttggGGCGACCGGCCACGTTCGGTCACCCGTGGCCGTAGACGTGGTGCGGCTGTGCCAACTTTCCACTTGTGCCTTTAGTCCATGCGGAGGACCTCTTTGTCCCCACAGCGGTCAACATTAAAACTGCGGAGATTTACAGAGCCTCCTTCCCAGACCGAGGCCCGGAGGAGGAGCTGCGTGCCGCCCGAGCTCTGACAGGAGGCCCAGTGAGTGAGACCCTCTGTGCTAAGGGGAAAACGGGGGCGTCCCGCTCCAGAGCCTCACGTTTTATAGGCGTCAGGAACGAAACGTTTGTTTCTTACAAGCTAGACCCCACTTCTCCGCTTTGAAGGCAGAGGTGTGAAAAAAGAGAAGGCGCATTCAGATTCCTCACTGATGGAACGTTGACATCTTCGTTGGAGAGTGTGTGCAATCACGGTGATGTTTTGCCAAACCTTTAACGTTTGTCAGATGCCTTTGCTGTTTCTCGAGCAGGGTAATAGCCTTGACTTAGCTAATATTCAGAACTTGCTTTAGTCTCAGGAACCAAAAGCCAGGGTTGCTGGTTAAGCTGAAAACTACCATTGACAAATTGGGGAATTCAGGGAATTGATTGGCAAATAAGCACTTTCCTTGCTCCTGATGGGGCAGCCAGCACTGCGGGCTTTTAAGTTGCAAGGTGATTAGTTGCTGGGGCATAAGTAACGAGGAGGTGTTTTATGTGGCATTGAGGACCATGGACTTGAGCCACACGCACCTGGGTTTCTGTCCCAGCTCTCATGCTTACCGGCAATGTCGCTGTGGGCAAAGTGCCTGTCCGTTCTGAGCATCAGGTTTCCGACCAAAGTAGGAAAAATGCCGTCTTCCCAGAGGACTTTTGTCAGCACTAAACAAAAGCACGTACGTTACTCCCAAAGTACAATAGCAGACACACTGGAAGGACTCCATAAGTAGCGGCTTTGGTTATTAGACCGTTTAAAGCAGCTCATCCCTCCACGTTAATGTGGGACTGCGCTGGAGCTTGCACTAATGCTGGGGTTTGAGAAGCAGAGAACGTTCCTTGAAATGTCCTCGAAATGTTCTTTTTCAGATGATTAGTATTTACGACGCAAAGACAGAACAACTTCGTATAGGACCGTACTCCTGGATGCCATTTCCACATGTGGATTTCTGGCTGCAGCAA
It contains:
- the NTAN1 gene encoding protein N-terminal asparagine amidohydrolase isoform X1, whose protein sequence is MPLLVEGRRVRLPQSAGDLVRAHPLLEERARLLRGQSVQQVGPQGLLYVQQRELAAASPQDGSISILGSDDATTCHIVVLRHTGNGATCLTHCDGSDTKAEVPLIMSSIKSFSDHAPCGRLEVHLVGGFSDDRQLSQKLTHQLLSEFDRQEDDIHLVTLCVTELNDREENEKHFPIIYGIAVNIKTAEIYRASFPDRGPEEELRAARALTGGPMISIYDAKTEQLRIGPYSWMPFPHVDFWLQQDDKQILENLSTSPLAEPPHFVEHIRSTLMFLKKHPSPTNALFPGNKALLYKKNEDGLWEKIPSPGS
- the NTAN1 gene encoding protein N-terminal asparagine amidohydrolase isoform X2, coding for MPLLVEGRRVRLPQSAGDLVRAHPLLEERARLLRGQSVQQVGPQGLLYVQQRELAAASPQDGSISILGSDDATTCHIVVLRHTGNGATCLTHCDGSDTKAEVPLIMSSIKSFSDHAPCGRLEVHLVGGFSDDRQLSQKLTHQLLSEFDRQEDDIHLVTLCVTELNDREENEKHFPIIYGIAVNIKTAEIYRASFPDRGPEEELRAARALTGGPMISIYDAKTEQLRIGPYSWMPFPHVDFWLQQDDKQILEYTFRLP
- the NTAN1 gene encoding protein N-terminal asparagine amidohydrolase isoform X4, encoding MSSIKSFSDHAPCGRLEVHLVGGFSDDRQLSQKLTHQLLSEFDRQEDDIHLVTLCVTELNDREENEKHFPIIYGIAVNIKTAEIYRASFPDRGPEEELRAARALTGGPMISIYDAKTEQLRIGPYSWMPFPHVDFWLQQDDKQILENLSTSPLAEPPHFVEHIRSTLMFLKKHPSPTNALFPGNKALLYKKNEDGLWEKIPSPGS
- the NTAN1 gene encoding protein N-terminal asparagine amidohydrolase isoform X3; the protein is MPLLVEGRRVRLPQSAGDLVRAHPLLEERARLLRGQSVQQVGPQGLLYVQQRELAAASPQDGSISILGSDDATTCHIVVLRHTGNGATCLTHCDGSDTKAEVPLIMSSIKSFSDHAPCGRLEVHLVGGFSDDRQLSQKLTHQLLSEFDRQEDDIHLVTLCVTELNDREENEKHFPIIYGIAVNIKTAEIYRASFPDRGPEEELRAARALTGGPMISIYDAKTEQLRIGPYSWMPFPHVDFWLQQDDKQILEISRE